In Spirosoma aureum, a single genomic region encodes these proteins:
- a CDS encoding Gfo/Idh/MocA family protein, with product MKNDKRAVSSENNGKNSRRSFLKTLGIAGTAAATAPAALAETKAIAAPQYLNLVKSHSSTAANDKVRIALIGTGGMGIGDTQTALMVDGIEMVAACDLYDGRLRRAKELWGDQLPVTKDYREILERKDVDAIINGTTDHWHEKISTDAMRKGKHVYCEKPMVQKFEDGHTLIKVAKETGKVFQVGSQFASSLLIAKARELMKAGDIGELVFAEAIYDRHSAMGAWQYSIPPDASPQTVDWDTYLGSAPKRAWDPLRFFRWRNYQDYGTGIAGDLYVHLLTSLHCITGSKGPNRVYSSGGTRYWKDGRDVPDIQLSIYDYPKTAEHPEFNLTTRSNFVDGGGGNYLVRIVGTEGDLSLGFDSLTVHRNKFPKAPGMSIDNFPKDQKELYIQEYAKLYPPHPELEGPKELKYTFPKDYKGDRYEHFSNFFNSVRTGAPNVEDATFGLRACGPTQCGNMSFAQKKAISWDPINMKIMGAV from the coding sequence ATGAAGAACGACAAACGGGCGGTTTCATCAGAAAACAATGGGAAAAACTCCCGCCGATCTTTTCTGAAGACCCTCGGCATTGCCGGTACGGCCGCAGCCACGGCACCAGCTGCATTGGCAGAAACCAAAGCAATAGCTGCTCCCCAGTATCTGAATCTGGTAAAAAGCCATTCCAGTACTGCGGCTAATGACAAAGTTCGGATTGCCCTCATCGGTACGGGTGGAATGGGTATTGGCGATACGCAAACGGCTCTGATGGTCGATGGTATCGAAATGGTAGCTGCTTGTGATCTGTATGACGGTCGTCTTCGTCGTGCCAAAGAACTCTGGGGCGATCAACTTCCAGTTACCAAAGACTATCGGGAGATTTTAGAGCGCAAAGACGTTGATGCCATCATCAATGGCACAACCGATCACTGGCACGAAAAAATCTCGACCGATGCCATGCGCAAAGGCAAGCACGTTTATTGCGAGAAGCCAATGGTGCAAAAGTTTGAGGACGGCCATACGCTGATCAAAGTCGCTAAAGAGACCGGTAAGGTGTTTCAGGTTGGCAGCCAGTTTGCCAGTTCATTACTGATTGCCAAAGCCCGTGAATTGATGAAGGCCGGTGATATTGGCGAGCTAGTCTTTGCCGAAGCTATATATGACCGCCACAGTGCGATGGGCGCCTGGCAGTACTCGATTCCGCCCGATGCTTCACCACAAACCGTCGATTGGGACACTTATCTGGGTAGTGCGCCCAAGCGTGCCTGGGACCCACTCCGCTTTTTCCGGTGGCGTAACTACCAGGACTACGGTACCGGAATTGCCGGTGACCTGTATGTTCACCTGCTGACGTCGCTGCACTGCATTACGGGCTCAAAAGGTCCAAATCGGGTGTATTCGAGCGGGGGTACCCGCTACTGGAAAGATGGCCGTGATGTACCCGATATTCAGCTGAGCATCTACGATTATCCGAAAACGGCCGAACATCCTGAGTTTAACCTGACGACCCGCTCTAACTTCGTCGATGGCGGTGGCGGTAATTATCTGGTTCGGATTGTTGGCACAGAAGGCGATTTGTCGCTTGGTTTCGATAGCCTGACCGTTCATCGAAATAAATTTCCGAAGGCACCGGGTATGTCGATCGACAACTTCCCCAAAGACCAGAAGGAACTCTATATACAAGAATACGCTAAGTTGTATCCACCCCATCCGGAACTGGAAGGCCCGAAAGAGCTTAAATATACCTTCCCCAAAGATTATAAGGGTGATCGGTACGAGCACTTTTCCAATTTCTTCAACTCAGTCCGGACGGGTGCTCCGAACGTCGAAGATGCCACCTTTGGCCTTCGTGCCTGTGGTCCAACCCAGTGCGGCAACATGAGTTTCGCACAGAAGAAAGCCATTAGCTGGGACCCAATCAATATGAAAATTATGGGCGCTGTTTAG
- a CDS encoding SMP-30/gluconolactonase/LRE family protein, whose product MKAFVLTCLLMAIVGQILAQTTPYPTIGQVVRLDPRIDKLIPKDAQIEVLASGFVWTEGPIWVKNRDAVAGNFLLFSDVPQNTIFKWTEKEGVTPFLKPSGYTGTGVYGDEPGSNGLTIDRKGQLIACEHGDRRVTAMPLDGIGGKRTLADNYNGKRFNSPNDVIAHSNGSYYFTDPPYGMPKKEKDPTRETEGFGVYRIAQNGIVSMVVGDLTRPNGIALSPDEKTLYVAQSDPSRPVIMAYAVQPDGSVSKGRVVFGADGLKKQNLEGGFDGMKVDREGNLWATGPGGVLVISPTGDFLGHIKIGGATANCAWGDDGSMLYITADMYLCRIKTTAKGW is encoded by the coding sequence ATGAAAGCATTCGTGTTAACTTGTTTACTAATGGCCATTGTTGGTCAGATTCTAGCGCAAACCACGCCTTACCCGACCATTGGCCAGGTCGTGCGACTTGATCCCCGAATCGATAAACTGATTCCGAAAGATGCCCAGATCGAAGTACTTGCCAGTGGTTTCGTATGGACCGAAGGACCAATCTGGGTCAAAAACCGCGATGCCGTTGCCGGAAATTTTTTGCTCTTCTCCGATGTGCCGCAGAATACTATTTTCAAGTGGACCGAAAAAGAAGGCGTTACGCCCTTTCTGAAACCTTCGGGCTACACGGGTACGGGTGTGTACGGCGATGAGCCTGGCTCTAATGGGCTGACCATTGACCGCAAAGGGCAGCTTATTGCCTGTGAGCATGGCGACCGGCGCGTAACGGCCATGCCTTTAGATGGAATTGGTGGGAAGCGTACACTGGCCGATAATTATAACGGAAAACGGTTCAACAGTCCTAACGATGTGATCGCGCACTCCAACGGCAGCTATTATTTTACTGACCCTCCTTATGGGATGCCTAAAAAAGAAAAAGACCCCACTCGGGAAACCGAAGGCTTTGGTGTTTACCGGATTGCCCAGAATGGAATCGTTTCTATGGTTGTCGGCGATCTTACCCGCCCGAATGGCATTGCTTTGTCGCCAGATGAAAAAACGTTGTACGTGGCTCAGTCAGATCCATCCCGACCCGTCATTATGGCTTATGCCGTGCAGCCCGACGGATCGGTGAGCAAAGGTCGGGTTGTGTTTGGTGCCGATGGCCTGAAAAAGCAAAACCTGGAAGGAGGGTTCGATGGTATGAAAGTTGACCGCGAAGGCAACCTCTGGGCTACAGGCCCCGGTGGTGTATTGGTTATCTCACCAACGGGCGATTTTCTGGGGCATATTAAAATTGGTGGTGCTACGGCTAACTGCGCCTGGGGCGACGATGGATCCATGCTCTACATTACCGCCGATATGTATCTCTGTCGGATAAAAACTACGGCTAAAGGATGGTAA
- a CDS encoding penicillin-binding transpeptidase domain-containing protein, which produces MLENRKYVIIGVFCLVAVAYLARLFYLQVLDDTYSLGASKNSIKRVIEIPYRGQIYDRNNKLIVYNTPVYDLYVTPKQVRIPDTVAFCRMMDITKSDFDSIMGLAKNYSPVKPSLFLRQLSKEDFARIQDALVDYRGFEPVISSMRTYPAHTMANALGYVSEISKKRLEEQDIPYYRQGDYVGHNGLEEQYEEQLRGKRGVKFMMQNVRGVNKGSWKNGAYDTLAVAGQNLITGIDVEVQRYADSLMQNKVGAVLAVEPSTGEILVSVSAPTYDPNLLSSRFFSKNYRALIKNPYKPLINRPIMASYRPGSTFKLIQALVAQQQGSLFPNTVYGHAGSPMRCHCRGGNNLRGAVQNSCNPYFYYVFRKFLYFNGEHNTFKASAIGLKQWHDMAEKFGIGSRLGVDLPSELKGNLPTPEYYDKAYRGALRWKFSNVYSLSIGEGELLISPLKLVNLAATVANRGWYITPHYIKGFGKAGDGLPTEYRERHETGIEYKYYLPVIDGMRGAVAHGTVTPLANIEGIDLCGKTGTSQNAKFGHKFDHSIFIGFAPMNDPKIAVAVFVENAGWGGKAAASVAALVAERYLKRKTEAKKLEEQVLASNYMPPASSLITPKKPAPSKKDTTQKTAKPFMTSTKPKSTTTSVAISGN; this is translated from the coding sequence ATGTTGGAGAATCGTAAGTATGTCATTATCGGCGTTTTCTGCCTCGTCGCGGTGGCGTATCTGGCTCGGTTATTTTATTTGCAGGTTCTGGATGATACCTATTCGCTGGGAGCATCGAAGAATTCAATCAAGAGAGTCATTGAAATCCCTTATCGGGGGCAGATTTATGACCGAAATAATAAGCTCATCGTTTACAATACGCCCGTTTACGATCTGTATGTAACCCCCAAACAAGTCCGTATTCCTGATACAGTTGCTTTTTGTCGGATGATGGACATTACTAAGTCCGATTTTGACAGTATCATGGGGCTGGCTAAAAATTATTCGCCCGTTAAGCCGTCGCTGTTTCTGCGGCAGCTTTCCAAAGAAGATTTTGCCCGGATTCAGGATGCTCTGGTCGATTACAGGGGTTTCGAACCGGTGATTAGTTCGATGCGAACCTACCCGGCCCATACGATGGCCAATGCGCTTGGATACGTTAGCGAAATCAGTAAAAAACGACTCGAAGAACAGGATATTCCGTATTATCGGCAAGGCGATTATGTTGGTCATAATGGTCTGGAAGAACAGTACGAAGAGCAATTGAGAGGCAAGCGTGGTGTCAAGTTTATGATGCAGAACGTTCGGGGCGTTAATAAAGGGTCCTGGAAAAACGGCGCTTATGATACACTGGCTGTAGCCGGTCAGAACCTCATTACGGGCATAGACGTGGAAGTGCAGCGGTATGCCGATAGCCTGATGCAGAATAAAGTTGGCGCGGTACTGGCCGTCGAACCCTCAACGGGCGAAATTCTGGTTTCGGTTTCAGCACCGACGTATGATCCGAACCTGCTGTCGAGCCGGTTTTTCTCGAAAAACTACCGGGCTTTAATAAAAAATCCCTATAAGCCGTTGATTAACAGGCCTATCATGGCTAGCTATCGGCCTGGTTCGACCTTTAAGCTGATTCAGGCGCTGGTCGCTCAACAGCAGGGATCGCTCTTTCCGAATACAGTTTATGGTCATGCCGGGTCGCCAATGCGTTGCCACTGTCGTGGAGGGAATAACCTGCGGGGTGCTGTTCAGAATTCGTGCAACCCTTATTTCTATTATGTCTTCCGTAAGTTCCTCTACTTCAACGGTGAGCATAATACCTTCAAAGCATCGGCCATTGGCCTGAAACAGTGGCACGATATGGCCGAGAAATTTGGCATCGGGAGTCGGCTGGGCGTCGATTTGCCAAGTGAATTAAAAGGTAATCTGCCTACGCCCGAGTATTACGACAAAGCGTATCGGGGTGCCTTGCGCTGGAAATTTTCAAACGTCTATTCGCTGAGTATCGGTGAGGGGGAGTTACTGATCAGCCCACTCAAGTTGGTCAATCTGGCTGCGACCGTTGCCAATCGGGGCTGGTACATTACACCCCACTATATCAAAGGTTTTGGTAAGGCGGGTGATGGTTTACCAACTGAATATCGCGAACGGCACGAAACGGGCATTGAGTACAAATATTATCTCCCCGTTATCGACGGAATGCGCGGGGCGGTTGCTCATGGAACAGTAACGCCACTGGCTAACATTGAAGGGATCGATTTGTGCGGAAAAACGGGAACATCGCAGAATGCCAAGTTCGGGCATAAGTTTGACCACTCGATCTTTATCGGCTTTGCGCCGATGAACGACCCTAAAATTGCCGTGGCCGTGTTCGTTGAAAATGCCGGATGGGGTGGAAAAGCAGCAGCCTCAGTAGCGGCCCTGGTTGCCGAACGCTACCTGAAACGCAAAACGGAAGCCAAAAAACTGGAAGAGCAGGTTTTAGCATCGAATTATATGCCGCCTGCCAGTTCGCTGATAACCCCAAAGAAACCCGCTCCGTCGAAAAAAGACACGACGCAGAAAACGGCTAAGCCATTCATGACATCCACAAAGCCAAAGTCGACCACGACATCGGTCGCCATCAGTGGAAACTAA
- the rodA gene encoding rod shape-determining protein RodA: protein MSRNNDPFTQDIDWLTLVLYLGCVTLGWLNVYAAVYSPEDHTSLFDMTTNAGKQMMWIGTTVILVICILVINHKFFDSFAYLFYAFMILMLLLVLVAGTNINGSRSWFKFGSVSIQPAEFAKVATALALAKYLDVPGINLSRRKELMYIGGIIVLPCILILASNETGSTLVFASFAIMLYREGLPGWIPAVGITAAALFVLALVFPKLYIFIGIVALLILVIALMPRYNRTTSNLISMGVVGVMMMVFVTGVDFFVNNVLQKHQRNRIKVLVDPTIDPLGVGWNVTQAKIAIGSGRLQGKGFLEGTQTKFDFVPEQSTDFIFCTIGEEHGFIGSAVVIALFIGLLSRIVILAEKQRSKFARVYGYCVAGIIFFHVMVNIGMTIGLMPVIGIPLPFFSYGGSSLWSFSILLFIFLKLDSRRTAFTRR from the coding sequence TTGTCTCGCAATAACGACCCATTCACTCAGGACATCGATTGGCTAACCCTAGTGCTATACCTCGGCTGTGTAACCCTGGGCTGGCTCAATGTCTATGCCGCCGTTTATAGTCCAGAAGATCATACGAGCCTGTTCGATATGACAACCAATGCCGGAAAACAGATGATGTGGATCGGTACGACGGTCATTCTGGTCATTTGTATTCTGGTCATCAACCATAAATTTTTCGATTCGTTCGCGTATTTGTTTTACGCGTTCATGATTCTGATGCTACTGCTGGTACTCGTGGCCGGAACGAACATAAACGGATCGCGATCGTGGTTCAAATTTGGGTCGGTTTCCATTCAGCCCGCCGAATTTGCGAAAGTGGCAACGGCACTGGCCTTAGCGAAATATCTGGATGTGCCCGGAATTAATCTGTCCCGGCGGAAAGAGCTGATGTACATTGGCGGTATCATTGTGCTGCCCTGTATACTGATTCTGGCTTCGAACGAAACCGGCTCAACCTTGGTCTTTGCGTCGTTTGCCATCATGCTCTACCGGGAGGGATTACCGGGCTGGATTCCGGCTGTGGGCATTACGGCAGCCGCCCTGTTTGTGCTGGCACTCGTTTTCCCGAAGCTGTACATCTTCATCGGTATTGTCGCGTTGCTGATACTTGTCATTGCCCTGATGCCACGCTACAACCGCACAACGAGCAACCTGATTTCGATGGGCGTTGTTGGTGTGATGATGATGGTGTTTGTGACGGGGGTGGATTTCTTCGTGAATAATGTCCTCCAAAAGCACCAGCGTAATCGCATTAAAGTACTCGTCGATCCAACCATCGATCCACTGGGCGTTGGCTGGAATGTGACGCAGGCTAAAATCGCGATTGGGTCGGGTCGGCTTCAGGGTAAAGGATTTCTGGAAGGAACACAGACTAAATTCGATTTCGTCCCGGAACAGAGTACCGATTTTATTTTCTGTACCATTGGCGAGGAACATGGTTTTATTGGTAGCGCCGTTGTCATCGCGTTGTTCATCGGCTTGCTTTCGCGCATTGTGATACTGGCCGAAAAACAACGGAGTAAATTTGCCAGAGTATACGGCTACTGCGTGGCTGGAATCATCTTCTTCCACGTGATGGTCAACATCGGTATGACCATAGGGTTAATGCCCGTTATTGGGATCCCGCTGCCATTTTTTAGCTACGGAGGGTCGTCACTCTGGTCGTTCTCTATTCTGCTGTTTATATTCCTCAAACTCGATTCACGCCGAACCGCATTCACCAGAAGGTAA
- a CDS encoding right-handed parallel beta-helix repeat-containing protein yields MRSNLQLLTVFVIALFSLAQCKKAEDTPSPVVITPPGSTTSTPGSDTSTSPTTSGFACNESNPTPRTWYVALNGSDANEGTLGKPLKTIQKAVDSAKPGDAVELRDGTHESQEIKIRTCNLTLRSYPGEWAIIKAVTNIEDITSVLWYREPTITGGLIENLEIVGGYLYGIKLENNWEDGAPVRRAVSDLTIRNCRIHDTGRDCIKIVPGCANIQVLNCEIHHSGVGPANVTADNAEGIDNVNGSRMIVRHCYFHDIATNGLYAKGGAKNCIIENNLIINCGELGVAAGNTDTDEEWFDKDNTDYTESFDIIIRNNIIVNAKWGGVGLFAALRPQVVNNTFVNVASETYGALYISRGETYVGPNGALRTPPCRDVKILNNIFVQAQAGDRAMIRIRYNDDDLAESLTGTNQIDYNRYFRTGKSAIYENRQTSDLTFAQWKSATKFDAHSTEGDPKLNGQYHLQAGSPCLKAGLSMAIVTTDYDGNNRFANPDLGADEAGGTALLVPPPASVIGTGLK; encoded by the coding sequence ATGAGATCGAACCTGCAGCTCCTTACTGTTTTCGTTATCGCCCTGTTCAGCTTAGCACAGTGTAAAAAAGCCGAAGATACACCATCGCCTGTGGTCATCACCCCACCTGGCAGCACAACCAGCACACCGGGTAGTGATACCTCGACGTCGCCAACGACTTCAGGTTTTGCCTGTAACGAATCCAACCCCACACCGCGAACGTGGTATGTAGCCCTCAATGGTAGCGATGCCAATGAGGGAACCCTTGGCAAGCCGCTCAAAACGATTCAGAAAGCGGTCGACTCGGCCAAGCCCGGCGATGCTGTCGAGCTGCGCGACGGAACGCACGAGAGTCAGGAAATCAAGATTCGTACCTGTAACCTCACACTCCGGTCGTATCCCGGCGAGTGGGCCATTATCAAGGCGGTTACGAACATAGAGGACATCACATCGGTGCTGTGGTATCGTGAGCCGACTATTACAGGCGGTCTGATCGAAAATCTGGAAATCGTGGGTGGATATCTTTACGGCATTAAACTCGAAAACAATTGGGAAGATGGCGCACCCGTTCGTCGGGCAGTCAGCGATTTAACCATTCGAAATTGTCGCATTCACGATACTGGCCGCGACTGCATCAAAATTGTGCCGGGCTGTGCAAACATCCAGGTACTAAACTGCGAGATTCATCATTCGGGCGTTGGACCAGCCAACGTTACCGCCGATAATGCGGAGGGAATCGATAATGTGAATGGGTCGAGGATGATCGTGCGTCATTGCTACTTTCATGACATTGCAACGAACGGCCTCTACGCCAAAGGTGGAGCCAAAAACTGTATCATCGAAAACAACCTGATCATCAATTGCGGGGAGTTAGGTGTTGCTGCAGGCAATACCGACACGGACGAAGAATGGTTCGATAAAGACAACACGGATTATACCGAAAGCTTTGATATTATCATTAGAAACAATATTATCGTCAACGCAAAATGGGGTGGTGTTGGGCTATTTGCGGCCCTTCGCCCTCAGGTCGTTAACAATACATTCGTGAATGTGGCGAGCGAAACCTACGGGGCTTTATACATCAGTCGGGGCGAAACCTACGTCGGTCCAAACGGTGCGCTCAGAACTCCCCCCTGTCGCGATGTGAAAATACTGAACAACATTTTCGTGCAGGCGCAGGCAGGCGACCGCGCCATGATCCGTATCCGCTATAATGACGATGATCTGGCAGAATCGCTTACCGGCACAAATCAGATTGATTATAATCGCTACTTCAGAACCGGCAAATCGGCCATCTATGAAAATCGGCAAACCAGCGATCTGACCTTCGCTCAGTGGAAATCAGCGACCAAATTCGATGCACACAGCACCGAAGGCGACCCGAAACTCAATGGCCAGTATCATTTACAAGCCGGTAGTCCCTGTTTAAAAGCCGGGCTTTCTATGGCTATCGTTACAACTGATTATGACGGCAACAACCGTTTCGCAAATCCCGATCTGGGTGCCGATGAAGCCGGAGGAACAGCGTTGCTGGTGCCACCACCGGCCAGCGTTATTGGAACAGGATTGAAGTAA
- a CDS encoding VWD domain-containing protein codes for MKQSVWAISCRILCSVFTLLLLLVPQSCKEKETSPTATSDGPVSIRYHQLIIECTELASQNKGVAILDFRFDTYANQEVEGFASGKYVAFQTTSYIAIDAAIQTANTDIANKAAEVKTFGTLTDFVANRLSKVQGYTVTKELVADAIWGVLANEETTIAKLHGKQKSFDIGDFLAALIATPAQAQIRLGRHPSGSIDYHSSYFYSPPAQPGSPLPEYRMNIPSTGTAPMPSNTAPVQRNSRGETPAEQAAREEAARAAAQAGRTNRGPRSVSDAFSGIFDRLGDGLGNAADALGRALGDPHVITHDGLTYDFQTLGEFVSTKGDNIEIQARQEDTFKTNRATVNTGVAARIGTDEICFLIKPASLDEPRLFVNKKETALSVLTQLSLTNGNKLRLAGKEKLVFSNAQGEGVTIYWNTPYLDYAVMLDKSRKGKVAGLLGNYDGDDKNDVKLADGTTLERTFPLIHTTFADSWRVSNQTSLFVYEAGKNADSYADRTFPKTFPLIDPDKYTWAEGVCQTAGITRQPELGNCIFDVAITGDQRMAQSALLSQREFPASPDVSVFTNLKLDLKEGQSNDPQTRNLLDLDKGTFYRFADGASVAYDIDVVFDYYSGPWFAGPRAVKNCGVSCGAYTIWPQIDQQKWPLFPNTFLRYTTIPANQWNTFVNAADLRKAWTFDAGADEKTELVTALSDLTTSVPLTQYLWSFRTQQGKKGLIRFTQGQHTKTNSTASFVFDIKIER; via the coding sequence ATGAAACAGTCAGTTTGGGCAATAAGCTGCCGGATCCTATGCAGTGTGTTTACGCTCCTATTGCTTCTGGTCCCTCAATCGTGTAAAGAAAAAGAAACCAGTCCGACCGCCACCTCCGACGGGCCGGTGTCGATTCGTTATCACCAGCTTATCATTGAATGTACGGAATTAGCCTCTCAAAATAAGGGCGTGGCTATTCTTGATTTTCGGTTCGATACCTACGCGAATCAGGAGGTCGAAGGCTTTGCATCAGGCAAATACGTGGCATTTCAAACAACCAGCTATATAGCTATCGATGCGGCTATTCAAACGGCGAATACGGATATTGCCAACAAAGCAGCGGAGGTGAAAACGTTTGGGACACTGACCGATTTTGTTGCGAACAGACTCTCAAAAGTACAGGGCTATACGGTTACGAAAGAGCTGGTGGCCGATGCCATCTGGGGCGTACTGGCAAACGAAGAAACAACGATTGCCAAACTGCACGGTAAACAGAAGTCGTTCGACATCGGCGATTTTCTGGCAGCGCTCATTGCTACACCCGCGCAGGCTCAAATTCGCCTGGGCCGTCACCCATCCGGCAGTATCGATTATCATAGCTCTTATTTCTATAGCCCACCGGCTCAACCTGGCAGTCCGTTGCCAGAATACCGGATGAATATTCCATCGACCGGAACGGCCCCGATGCCTTCCAATACTGCACCCGTCCAGCGGAACTCGCGCGGAGAAACGCCCGCCGAGCAAGCCGCCAGGGAAGAAGCCGCCAGAGCCGCTGCCCAGGCTGGCCGCACCAACCGGGGGCCTCGCAGCGTTAGTGATGCCTTTTCGGGAATATTCGATCGGTTGGGCGATGGTTTGGGGAACGCAGCAGACGCATTGGGCAGAGCACTGGGCGATCCTCATGTTATTACGCACGATGGTTTGACGTATGACTTTCAGACACTGGGTGAGTTCGTTTCAACCAAAGGCGACAACATTGAAATACAGGCTCGGCAGGAAGATACCTTCAAAACCAATCGGGCCACAGTCAACACGGGCGTGGCAGCACGAATCGGGACGGATGAAATCTGTTTCTTAATTAAACCGGCGTCATTGGATGAACCCCGTCTGTTTGTCAATAAGAAAGAAACGGCCCTGTCGGTGTTAACACAGCTTTCGCTCACCAATGGAAATAAGCTCCGGCTGGCAGGCAAAGAAAAACTGGTATTTAGTAATGCGCAGGGCGAAGGGGTAACGATCTATTGGAATACCCCCTACCTCGACTATGCCGTCATGCTTGATAAATCCCGAAAAGGGAAAGTAGCCGGTCTGTTGGGCAATTACGATGGCGACGATAAAAATGACGTTAAACTGGCTGATGGCACTACCCTCGAACGAACGTTTCCGCTTATTCACACTACGTTTGCGGATAGCTGGCGGGTGAGCAACCAAACGTCATTGTTCGTCTATGAAGCTGGTAAAAATGCAGACTCCTACGCCGACCGGACGTTTCCTAAAACGTTTCCGCTGATCGATCCCGATAAGTATACATGGGCAGAAGGCGTTTGTCAGACCGCCGGTATAACCCGCCAGCCTGAGTTGGGAAACTGCATTTTTGACGTAGCTATTACGGGCGATCAACGCATGGCGCAGTCGGCGCTGCTAAGCCAGCGGGAATTTCCGGCCAGCCCCGATGTCAGTGTTTTTACCAATCTCAAACTTGACCTGAAAGAAGGCCAGTCGAACGACCCGCAAACCCGCAATTTGCTGGACCTCGACAAGGGTACATTCTACCGCTTTGCCGATGGTGCGTCGGTTGCTTACGACATCGATGTGGTGTTCGATTATTATTCAGGCCCCTGGTTTGCAGGGCCACGAGCGGTCAAAAACTGCGGGGTTTCGTGCGGTGCCTATACCATCTGGCCCCAGATTGACCAGCAAAAATGGCCGCTGTTCCCCAATACATTTCTTCGATACACTACCATTCCCGCTAACCAATGGAATACGTTTGTCAATGCCGCAGATTTACGTAAAGCCTGGACATTCGATGCCGGAGCCGACGAAAAAACGGAACTGGTCACCGCTCTTTCCGACCTGACTACGTCGGTGCCGCTTACGCAGTATTTGTGGTCGTTCAGAACGCAACAGGGCAAAAAAGGCCTTATCCGCTTCACACAGGGCCAACATACCAAAACGAATAGTACCGCTTCGTTTGTGTTCGACATAAAGATTGAACGATAG
- a CDS encoding SGNH/GDSL hydrolase family protein, with the protein MKKTLFFFLVPLLLSCSQGGSTDPAPGTGSSTTPGTNTSPGTGTSALGKGQPGVVGLAGIDAWDKLAVSERDRIKTWNTLFLHQSVGQDLEEGAKANGFPFEYYGKGDQTTKGLHGGIFVDVGGIPNGNPQEKIRVFRENVLANKASLNIAVFKFGYADIQDNNFEQVKTDYKKMVDDLRTAIPGLRFVHLTPPLVYSTAAYEGNGAKMKVGQWMKSTFSTTDVIFDLQELESNNGACQQTSVWRICPENRNTAADPSDVNGIDSSDGQGHIGKKAGQRISKALLMSIYNAGK; encoded by the coding sequence ATGAAAAAGACACTGTTTTTCTTTTTAGTACCGCTCCTTCTTTCCTGTAGCCAGGGCGGAAGTACTGACCCCGCTCCGGGTACGGGTAGCAGCACAACACCCGGTACCAACACCAGTCCGGGTACTGGTACATCGGCGCTGGGCAAAGGCCAGCCCGGAGTAGTCGGGCTGGCAGGTATTGACGCCTGGGATAAGCTGGCCGTTTCTGAACGTGACCGCATCAAAACCTGGAATACACTTTTCCTCCATCAGTCCGTTGGTCAGGATCTGGAAGAAGGCGCAAAGGCCAATGGATTTCCATTCGAGTATTATGGTAAAGGTGATCAGACAACAAAAGGGCTGCATGGTGGTATTTTCGTCGATGTGGGAGGCATTCCTAATGGAAATCCGCAGGAGAAAATCCGGGTGTTCCGCGAAAATGTATTAGCTAATAAAGCCAGCCTGAACATTGCAGTATTCAAGTTCGGGTACGCCGATATTCAGGACAATAATTTTGAGCAGGTAAAAACAGACTACAAAAAAATGGTCGACGATCTGCGGACGGCTATTCCTGGTCTTCGCTTTGTTCATCTGACTCCACCACTGGTTTATTCAACAGCAGCCTATGAGGGTAACGGGGCTAAAATGAAGGTTGGTCAATGGATGAAATCCACCTTCAGCACTACCGATGTCATTTTCGATTTACAGGAACTCGAAAGCAACAACGGAGCCTGCCAGCAAACCAGTGTCTGGCGTATCTGTCCCGAAAACCGCAATACGGCCGCTGACCCATCGGATGTAAATGGTATAGACTCCTCTGATGGTCAGGGGCATATTGGCAAAAAAGCAGGACAACGAATCAGCAAAGCACTTTTGATGAGTATTTACAACGCTGGGAAATAA